The Solea senegalensis isolate Sse05_10M linkage group LG4, IFAPA_SoseM_1, whole genome shotgun sequence genome includes a region encoding these proteins:
- the gxylt2 gene encoding glucoside xylosyltransferase 2 isoform X2, which translates to MRIHCKVVVIAVCLGVFLLLYFLGGNAADDPLLREVADEVEKGKKEEDNRKSSPSKPELGRDVAPKFTGKAPARVGVRLGENLRGRKEAKAVNRGASVNAKRSQSNVGRPAIRRSRAEQFMHLAVVACGNRLDETLTMVKSALLFSLKRIKFHIFAEDPLAPQFEERLNQWPRSVSARFQFTIYPITFSVGNADEWKKLFKPCAAQRLFLPVILKDVDSLLYVDTDVLFLRPMDDIWRFLKSFNSTQLAAMAPEHEVPKIGWYSRFARHPFYGVTGVNSGVMLMNLTRIRSTLFKNSMIPSGLTWEDLLHPLYQKYKNHITWGDQDLLNIIFHYNPESLFIFPCQWNYRPDHCMYGSNCKEAEEEGVSILHGNRGVYHDDKQPAFKVVYDTIRDFPFEDNMFESLFYPIQTKFLDTVNTLCGRVPQVFLKQIEKTMRKVFEDRVVKHVRPHKGT; encoded by the exons ATCCACTGCAAAGTAGTTGTGATCGCCGTGTGTTTGGGAGTTTTCCtacttttgtactttttggGGGGCAATGCCGCGGACGATCCGCTGTTGAGAGAAGTTGCAGATGAGGTGGAGAaggggaagaaggaggaggacaacAGAAAGTCTTCGCCGTCAAAGCCTGAGCTCGGGCGCGATGTTGCGCCAAAATTTACCGGGAAAGCACCCGCAAGAGTCGGCGTGCGTTTGGGGGAGAATCTCCGGGGAAGGAAAGAGGCTAAAGCGGTCAACAGAGGAGCGAGCGTCAACGCGAAGAG ATCGCAGAGCAACGTGGGCCGACCTGCGATAAGGCGCAGCCGGGCTGAGCAGTTCATGCACTTGGCTGTGGTCGCTTGTGGGAATCGACTGGATGAGACCCTCACCATGGTCAAGTCAGCGCTCCTGTTCAGCCTCAAGAGGATCAAGTTTCACATTTTTGCTGAGGACCCCTTGGCCCCACAGTTTGAAGAAAGG CTGAACCAGTGGCCTCGCTCCGTCTCGGCAAGGTTCCAGTTCACCATCTACCCCATCACCTTCTCTGTGGGGAACGCTGACGAGTGGAAGAAGCTCTTCAAGCCCTGCGCTGCTCAGAGACTCTTCCTCCCT GTCATCCTGAAGGATGTGGACTCGTTACTCTACGTGGACACAGATGTGCTGTTCCTGCGGCCCATGGACGACATCTGGAGGTTCCTGAAATCTTTCAACAGCACTCAGCTCGCAGCGATGGCTCCAGAGCACGAGGTCCCCAAGATTGGCTGGTACAGCCGATTCGCTCGCCACCCTTTCTACGGCGTCACCGGGGTCAACTCCGGTGTCATGCTAATGAATCTCACAAGGATCCGCAGCACATTATTCAAA AATAGTATGATCCCCAGTGGCCTGACGTGGGAGGATCTCCTCCATCCACTCTATCAGAAGTACAAGAACCACATCACCTGGGGAGACCAGGATCTCTTGAACATTATCTTCCACTACAACCCAG AGAGCCTCTTCATCTTTCCCTGCCAGTGGAACTACAGGCCCGATCACTGTATGTACGGCAGTAACTGTAAAGAGGCTGAAGAGGAGGGCGTGTCCATCCTCCACGGCAACCGCGGAGTGTATCATGACGACAAGCAGCCAGCTTTTAAAGTCGTCTATGATACAATACGTGAC TTTCCCTTCGAGGACAACATGTTCGAGTCACTCTTCTACCCCATCCAGACCAAATTCCTGGACACGGTGAACACCCTGTGCGGTCGAGTCCCTCAAGTCTTCCTGAAACAGATAGAAAAGACCATGAGGAAGGTGTTTGAGGATAGAGTGGTCAAACATGTCCGGCCGCACAAAGGAACttaa
- the gxylt2 gene encoding glucoside xylosyltransferase 2 isoform X1: protein MRIHCKVVVIAVCLGVFLLLYFLGGNAADDPLLREVADEVEKGKKEEDNRKSSPSKPELGRDVAPKFTGKAPARVGVRLGENLRGRKEAKAVNRGASVNAKSRSQSNVGRPAIRRSRAEQFMHLAVVACGNRLDETLTMVKSALLFSLKRIKFHIFAEDPLAPQFEERLNQWPRSVSARFQFTIYPITFSVGNADEWKKLFKPCAAQRLFLPVILKDVDSLLYVDTDVLFLRPMDDIWRFLKSFNSTQLAAMAPEHEVPKIGWYSRFARHPFYGVTGVNSGVMLMNLTRIRSTLFKNSMIPSGLTWEDLLHPLYQKYKNHITWGDQDLLNIIFHYNPESLFIFPCQWNYRPDHCMYGSNCKEAEEEGVSILHGNRGVYHDDKQPAFKVVYDTIRDFPFEDNMFESLFYPIQTKFLDTVNTLCGRVPQVFLKQIEKTMRKVFEDRVVKHVRPHKGT, encoded by the exons ATCCACTGCAAAGTAGTTGTGATCGCCGTGTGTTTGGGAGTTTTCCtacttttgtactttttggGGGGCAATGCCGCGGACGATCCGCTGTTGAGAGAAGTTGCAGATGAGGTGGAGAaggggaagaaggaggaggacaacAGAAAGTCTTCGCCGTCAAAGCCTGAGCTCGGGCGCGATGTTGCGCCAAAATTTACCGGGAAAGCACCCGCAAGAGTCGGCGTGCGTTTGGGGGAGAATCTCCGGGGAAGGAAAGAGGCTAAAGCGGTCAACAGAGGAGCGAGCGTCAACGCGAAGAG CAGATCGCAGAGCAACGTGGGCCGACCTGCGATAAGGCGCAGCCGGGCTGAGCAGTTCATGCACTTGGCTGTGGTCGCTTGTGGGAATCGACTGGATGAGACCCTCACCATGGTCAAGTCAGCGCTCCTGTTCAGCCTCAAGAGGATCAAGTTTCACATTTTTGCTGAGGACCCCTTGGCCCCACAGTTTGAAGAAAGG CTGAACCAGTGGCCTCGCTCCGTCTCGGCAAGGTTCCAGTTCACCATCTACCCCATCACCTTCTCTGTGGGGAACGCTGACGAGTGGAAGAAGCTCTTCAAGCCCTGCGCTGCTCAGAGACTCTTCCTCCCT GTCATCCTGAAGGATGTGGACTCGTTACTCTACGTGGACACAGATGTGCTGTTCCTGCGGCCCATGGACGACATCTGGAGGTTCCTGAAATCTTTCAACAGCACTCAGCTCGCAGCGATGGCTCCAGAGCACGAGGTCCCCAAGATTGGCTGGTACAGCCGATTCGCTCGCCACCCTTTCTACGGCGTCACCGGGGTCAACTCCGGTGTCATGCTAATGAATCTCACAAGGATCCGCAGCACATTATTCAAA AATAGTATGATCCCCAGTGGCCTGACGTGGGAGGATCTCCTCCATCCACTCTATCAGAAGTACAAGAACCACATCACCTGGGGAGACCAGGATCTCTTGAACATTATCTTCCACTACAACCCAG AGAGCCTCTTCATCTTTCCCTGCCAGTGGAACTACAGGCCCGATCACTGTATGTACGGCAGTAACTGTAAAGAGGCTGAAGAGGAGGGCGTGTCCATCCTCCACGGCAACCGCGGAGTGTATCATGACGACAAGCAGCCAGCTTTTAAAGTCGTCTATGATACAATACGTGAC TTTCCCTTCGAGGACAACATGTTCGAGTCACTCTTCTACCCCATCCAGACCAAATTCCTGGACACGGTGAACACCCTGTGCGGTCGAGTCCCTCAAGTCTTCCTGAAACAGATAGAAAAGACCATGAGGAAGGTGTTTGAGGATAGAGTGGTCAAACATGTCCGGCCGCACAAAGGAACttaa
- the ppp4r2b gene encoding serine/threonine-protein phosphatase 4 regulatory subunit 2-B, which produces MEIDSLQEALRDFDKKSKKEACPLLEQFLCHVAKTGETMVQWSQFKSYFLFKLEKVMDDFRASAPEQRGPANPNVESIPFDDMKERILKIVNGYNGIPFTIQRLCELLTEPKRNYTGTDKFLRGVEKNVMVVSCVHPNSEKNGCSAVNRMNGVMLPGNTSAFTERKVNGPGTPRPLNRPKLSLATSLAANGLPDSTDGKDLNPEQDGEEDTSEVSASEASLGSSVKNKHPDTEEDMEAEQLEVKRLKFTKEDEDEEDEDDEEEEQEVDSPRPSHASCLSKEAEAMVQEEEEEEDEEEEEKVGYSKENEASSSAAATEDQEPTSSTQAEVCSGSGEELEQAEREVPCGSQDEANDMDQTEQQAPAGVLESPETSRDSEESNSDPVSSSSSSSSSGSSCSIEDGAEAGREDVALAPSSSTTEPPTEAAMESATSNTGTTEEPMEQD; this is translated from the exons ATGGAAATTGACTCGCTCCAAGAGGCGCTCAGAG ACTTTGATAAAAAATCGAAGAAGGAGGCATGCCCTCTTCTGGAACAATTTCTATGTCATGTTGCCAAGACTGGAGAGACCAT GGTTCAATGGTCTCAATTTAAAAGCTACTTCCTATTTAAGTTAGAGAAGGTGATGGATGACTTCAGAGCCTCAGCGCCTGAACAAAGAGGTCCTGCAAATCCCAATGTGGAGTCAATTCCATTTGATGATATGAAGGAGAGAATTCTGAAGATTGTGAATGGATACAATGG AATCCCATTTACCATTCAGCGCCTGTGTGAGCTGCTGACAGAACCCAAGAGGAACTACACAGGAACAGATAAGTTTCTTCGGGGAGTGGAGAAG AACGTAATGGTGGTCAGCTGTGTACATCCAAACTCCGA GAAAAATGGATGCAGTGCCGTCAATAGAATGAATGGAGTGATGCTTCCTGGAAACACATCTGCCTTTACAGAAAG GAAAGTTAACGGTCCAGGAACTCCCCGACCGCTGAATCGACCGAAGTTGTCTCTGGCTACCTCACTAGCTGCTAATGGTCTGCCCGACAGCACAGATGGCAAAGACCTCAATCCAGAGCAAGATGGAGAGGAAGACACCAG tgaggttTCTGCCTCAGAAGCCTCCCTGGGCAGCTCTGTGAAGAACAAACACCCAGACACAGAAGAGGACATGGAAGCTGAGCAGCTGGAGGTGAAGAGATTGAAGTTCACcaaggaagatgaagatgaggaggatgaggatgatgaagaggaagagcaggaagTGGACTCACCGAGGCCCTCGCACGCCTCTTGCCTCTCTAAAGAGGCAGAAGCCATGGtccaagaggaagaggaggaggaggatgaagaggaggaggagaaggttgGGTACAGCAAGGAGAATGAAGCTTCCAGCAGTGCTGCTGCCACTGAAGACCAAg AGCCAACGAGCAGCACACAAGCTGAAGTGTGTTCAGGCTCCGGTGAGGAACTGGAGCAGGCTGAGAGGGAGGTACCGTGCGGCTCCCAGGATGAGGCCAATGACATGGATCAGACTGAACAGCAGGCACCTGCAGGCGTCCTGGAGAGCCCCGAGACCAGCAGGGACAGTGAGGAGAGTAACAGTGACCCagtcagcagcagtagtagtagcagcagcagcggtagcAGCTGTAGCATAGAGGATGGTGCAGAAGCAGGCAGAGAAGACGTAGCTCTCGCTCCCTCCAGCAGTACGACTGAACCTCCCACAGAGGCCGCCATGGAAAGTGCCACCTCGAACACTGGGACCACCGAGGAGCCTATGGAGCAGGACTAG